The Micromonospora sp. NBC_00421 DNA window GGGGTCGCTGCTGATCGTCGGTGGTCGGTTCGGCTACCGCCCGGGCTCCTTCTCAAGCAACGCCCGGCAATGGATGCACGGCATCCGCGCTAAACGGGCCGTGGACCTGCCCTACCCAGCCGCCCGCGTCGACGCCGTCGACGAGGGCGACGTCGCCGAGGTGGCGTACCACACCCTCACCGATTCCGGGCTACGCGGCGCCACACTCAACCTCACCGGACCGGACGCGATCAGCCTCGCCGAACAGGCACACGCCCTGTCGGCCGCCCTCGGCGAGACGATCACCGTCAACCGGATCACCCGCGAGCAGTGGAAACAGCCTGCCAACCAGTACGTGACCGGCGACTACGCGGAAGCGCTGCTGAACTACTGGCAGGCCCTCGAACTGCACCCGGCATCGATCAGCACCGCCGTTTCGGATATCGCGGGCCGACCCGCGACCAGCTTCCACACCTGGGTTCACCGCAACATCGACATGTTCCGCTAACGACCGCGCGTCCGGCTCCGCCGCCGACGGGAGGCGGAGCTGGTCCGCTTCGGTACCGCTGGACCGACCCGGGTCAGCGCCCCTGATCTGCCCACTTTTGCCCGTGATCGGACTACACAATCAACTGTCCTGTAGCTGATACCCTCCGTGGGGCAGCCCACCGTTCCTGCCGGTAAGTGACCCGCCTACTGTGGGTAATCTATGCGGGGAATCCGCTGTTCATCCGGCCATCTATTTCGGTTGATGGATCTCGCCTATCTTGCCACCAGAAGTTGCGTCTGAGGAGGCAGCATGTCGGGACCGCTCGGCCGCCGCACCATCCAGGCACGCCCGAGGGCGACGACGGTGCGACCGGCCAGCCCGGGACGCCGGTGGCCGGTACAGCGTCGCCGCCCCGGGTGGGCCGCGATGGTCGGATCGCCGGTCGGTCACCGGCGTCCCCGTCCTATCTCAGGTAGGTGGCCAGGGGGATCTGCTGGTCACGGAGTGCTCGGGTGACGACGCCGGCGATCTGCCTGGCGCCGGACGGCTCGAAGTGGGTGTGGTCGTCGCAGAAGAAGGCACCCACCGGGCCCGAGCCGTAGTCGCCGTTGAAGGGACAGAAACGCAGGCTGTTGTAGAGCGTGTAGCTGAGCCGGTGCAGGTCGATGACGGGGACGGCGTTCGCGCTGCCGGCCGAGTTCGTCTCGGTGACGAAGCCGCGGTTGCCGACCGCCGTGCTCCCGGAGCAGGTGAGCGCGGCCGGCGGGGTCAGGAAGACGGGGTGGGCGCCGCGCGCCTTGGCCGCGGTTGCCATCATCCCGAGCAACTGCTGGTACCGCGCCGAACCGACGTGGCGGGGGCAGGCACTGGTCCCGTCGTTGATCCCGAACTGGATGAGCAGGTAGTCGCCGCGCTTCATGCCGGTCGTCGGGTCGAGCATGGCCTGCCAGCGCGAGGAGTACGTCTCCGGGCTGACGACGCACTCCCCGGCCGGGTTCTTCGTGCTCGTCACGTTGGGGTCGTAGAGCCACGTCTGGATGCTCCGCCCGCCCACGGCACTGTTGCGTACGGTGACGTCGCTGGTGAAGTACTGGGCGAACTGGTTGCCCCAGCCGGCCGGGCACACGGTGCCGCCGGAGGGGTCGGCCACCGTGGAGTCGCCGGCCAACCAGACGGTGACCTGCCCCTGCGGGGGAGGAGAGCTGGACGACGGCGGCGCGCACGGCGACGGGCTCGGCGACGGGCCGCTGCCCGTCAGGTCGAAGTAGTCGAGGTTGGGCAGCCCGCCGGCCGTGGTCGGGCTGAACCCGATGGTGGTGGTGCCCGGGTTCACCGGCACGGTCACCGTCGTGGTGACCCACGTCGTCCACGCCCCGGTGGGCGCGAAGGGCACCGTCTGCGTCGATGTGCCGTTCACCAGGACGGCGGCGGGTCGCGCGGTGGTGGAGCCGTTGGCGAACCGTACGTCCAGCGTCGCCGTCCCGGCCGCCGAGGTGGTCACGGTGAGCCGGACCGCCGCGCCGACGGCGTTGTCGCCGTTGCAGAACCCGGTCCCGGAGTACCCGGCGTGGTTCGCGTCGATCGTGCCGGTGCACACCACCGGCGCCGTCTCGGCCTCGTACCGACTGGGCGCTGCCGTGGCGATGGTGGCGCCCAGCCCGATGAGGACTGTCGTCATCGTCACGACGCCGATGACCGCTCGTCGATTCATGTCGCTCCTCGGGTCGCTCAGATGTACTGGTCGAGAATCGGCCGGAGCCGTTGCGTGATCTTGACGTGGCCGGCGTCCGTCGGGTGGACGTTGTCCGTGGTGTCGGTGGCCGGGTCGATCCAGCCCGTGGTGTCGACGAAGTGGACCTTCGCGTCGCCGGCCGCGGTGCGGGTGGCGACGGCGCTGCGGGTCTCGGGCACGTACCGGTTGCGGAAGACGCCCATCGCGAAGATCTCCGCGTTGGGGTACGCCACGCGCACGCGTTCGAGCATGACGACGTAGTTCTGCTGGAACTGCGCGGTGCTGACGCCGTGGCCGACGTCGTTGGTGCCGAGGTTGATGACCACGGCGGTCGCCTGGTACGTCCCGAAGTTCCAGTCGTCGGTGCTCACCCACGCCGAGGAGCGGCGGAACCAGTCGACCATGCCGTAACAGTCCTGGTTGACCAGGCAGGCGCCGCCCTGGGCGACCTGGGTGTGACCGGCCCCGAGGGCCTCGGCCGTGAGCCACGGGTAGGCGGTGAAGGGGCGGTTGGCGTTGGGCTGGCCCACCGTGATGGAGTCACCGATGAACTCCACGAGGTTCGCCGGCCTGGCCAGCGGCGCGGTCTGCGCCCCGCTGGCCAGGATGAGCCCACCGAACACCGGGTCGCCGGTGTACGAGCCGGCCCGCTCGCGGTAGCCGATCCGGATGCTGTGCGAGCCGCCGGTCAGCCCGGAGGCGAGGGTGACGTTGCCGGACACGTTGCGCCGCCACTGCGGTGCGGCCTGGTCGACGGAGTAGTACAGGTCGATGGCGTTGCGCTGGCGCACCCCGATGACGCTGCCGGTGAAGCGGGTCTCGAGGTAGCCGCCGGCCCAGCCCATCGCGGGGAACGCCGGGTCGGACCTGTTCCACCGGCCGTAGTACTGGATGTTCGAGTCGTCCGGCCGACCCGTGCCGGCCGAGGAGCTGCCGGAGGTGTCGACATCGAGATTGTCGACGTTGGGCAGGCCGGCCGCCGTGGTCGGGCTGAGCCGGATGGTGTTGCTTCCGGCACCCAGCGACACGGTGAGCGTGCTGGCCGACCAGGTGGTCCAGGCACCGGTGCCGCCGAAGGCGGCGGTCGAGACCCGGGTGCCGTTGACGAGGACGTCCGCCGGGCGGCCGGTGGTGGTGCCGTTTGCGAAGCGTACGCCCAGGGTCGCCCGTCCCGCCGCCGGCATGGTCACGGTGAACTGGACCGAGGCGCCGACGACGTTGTCGCCGTTGCAGAACCCGGTCCCGGAGAAGCCGGCGTGGTTCGCGTCGATCGTGCCGGTGCACACCGCCGGCGCTGTCTCGGCTTCGTACCGGTTCACGGCCGCCGTCGCGGGACTGCCGCTCAGCGCCGCGACCGTGCCGGCGACGAGCGTGCCGATGACGAGGAAGGGCAGGGGTCTCATGACTGAGCTCCTTGGCTGATCGAAGGTCGGTGGTGTTCCCGCAGGCCCGGCACGACGAGGTCGGACGCCGTACTCCGGAAGTGGCAGCTACCGGAGGTAGATGTCGGGGCGGGGCGGGGTGGTCATGCCGTCGCCCAGGAAGAAGCTCGGGTGTGGCGGCTGGTTGTAGGCGGTGTTCTGCCAGGCGATCGCCACCCGGTACTGCGGGTCGTGCAGGAGGGTGTAGAGCCGCCGGTCGGTCTGCGTCGGGCTGGCGTAGATACTCAGCGCGGCGTTGTCGTCCCGGGGCAGGATGACCTCTTCCCGCCAGTCGCCGAACAGGTCACCGGAGAGCGAGGGCGTCGCCTTGGTGCCGTTGATCGAGTGCGCGCCGGTGGCGGTGAGCAGGCGCGTGTCGCCGCCCGTGCCGTACTTGTCGACGTGGTTGCCGTCGAGCAGTTCCCGCACCGGGTCGCCGTCCCACCAGGCGAGGAAGTTGGAGCTGCCCGGGGTACGCCCGACGCTGCCGCCAGCGGAGTTGAACAGGCTGGTCAGGCCGGTGCCGCTCCCCCAGAACTCGGCGCCGGGGTTGCCGGCGAAGACGTCACCGGCCACACCACGCCCCGGCCCCTCGCAACCGCAGCTGTTGTTCTTCTGCATGATTATCGCGCCGGTGTTGGCGTCGCGCAGCGTCGCCGCCGCGCCGGAGTTCTGCTCGTGGATCTGCCAGATCTCCTTGCCGGGGCGGCTGGGCACGAAGTCGCTGACGTGCAGCGCGTCGCCGTGGGCGTAGAAGTTGGTGGTGTAGCGGCCGGTCCCGTTGGCGTTGATCGTCATGCCGCCGTAGATGATCTCGTCGGTGCCGTTGCCGTCGACGTCGGCGATGGACAGCGAGTGGGTGCCCTTGCCGGTCCACTGGCTGCCCGCGCTGCTCGAATCGAACTTCCACCGCAGGGTGAGCTGTCCGTTGCGGAAGTCGTACGCGGCGATCGCGGTCTTGGCGTAGTAGCCACGGCCCACGATCAGGCTGGGTCGGCGCCCGTCGAGGTACGCGGTGCCGGCCAGGAACCGGTCGACGCGGTTGCCGTAGTCGTCGCCCCAGTCACTGACGTTGCCGCGGGCCGGCTGGAACGGCACCGTGGCCAGCACCGCGCCGCTCAGCCCGCTGAACATGGTCAGGTACTCGGGCCCGGTGAGGATGTACCCGCCGGCGTTACGGTGCAGGGCATTCGCGTCACCGATGACCTGCCCGGTGCCGGAGCGGCTGCCGTCGCCGGTTTTGACCGCGACTTCCGCCCGGCCGTCACCGTCGTAGTCGTACACCTGGAACTGCGTGTAGTGGGCTCCGGCACGGATGTTGCGCCCCAGGTCGACGCGCCACAACCGGGTGCCGTCGAGCCGGTAGGCGTCGAGGTAGACGTTGCTGGTCACGCCCGACTGGGAGTTGTCCTTCTGGTCGCTGGGGTCCCACTTGAGGAAGATCTCGTACTGCCCGTCGCCGTCGGCATCGCCGACGCTGGCGTCACCGGCGGTGTAGTTGCTGCCCGGCCGGGAGATCGGCACGTCCAGGTGGTCGCCACCGGCGAAGCGCAGCGACGCCTCCGAGGCCGCCTGCTCCGCCCCGTCGACCACCGCACGGATCGTGTACGAGGCGTCGGCGGGCGCCCCGGAGTCGAGGTAGTTGGTGGAGGTGGTGATCGGCGACGCGGTCAGCTTCGTGGCGCCGCGGTAGACGTTGAAGCCCGTGTTGGCCGCCTCGGTGCCGAGCAACCGCCAGGACACCAGGTTGCCCGACCCGGAGCGGACGCTGACCACGCCCCGGTTCAGGTCCTCCAGCTGTCGGCCCGTCTCGGACGGCGGCGGGGTGCCGGTCGTCTCGACCTCGACGTAGTCGATGTTGGCGAGTCCCGCGGCGGTGGTGGGGCTCAACCGGATCGTGTTGCTGCCGGCGGTGAGCGAGGCGGTGAGGGTCTTCGTGGCCCAGGTCGTCCACGCCCCGGCGGGGTCGAACGTGCTAGCGGCCTGCGCCACCGAGCCGTTGACGAGCACGTCGGCCGGGCGGTTGTCGGTCGTACCGTTGGCATACCGGACGGCGATGGTCGCCGTGCCGGCGGCCGACACGTTCACGGTGAACTGCGCCGCCGCACCGACGGCGTTCCTGCCGTTGCAGAACCCGCTGCCCGAGTAGCCGGTGTGGTTGGACTCGATCGCGCCGTCGCAGGTGGCAGGCGCGGTCTCGACCTCCTGACGGATCGCGGCGGCGGACGCCACCGTGACGACGGCGACGCCGGCGCTGACGGTGACCGCCGTGCAGGCGGAGAGCAGCGCGACGCGCTGTCTGCGTGACAACATGACGATCTCCAGGGCTTGAGGACGACCGGTTGAGGGCTCGTGCGGGTCAGTGTCGGGAGGCGCGACGTGCCGCCGGTGCCGCCGAAGGTGTCGACACAGTTCAGGTACCTCCTGTGGGCTGGCACGGTGGCGACCCTCGGACCGCGCCGAGGCACGGCCGTGGCAGCGACACGGCCGTGAGGATGCCGATCACCGTCGGGATGTCCCGGTCTGGTCGGAGCAGTAGCAGCGGACGTCGGACGGGGAGCGTTCACGCAATGCGCCTTCGACCGGCCTTCCGGCCCGGAGTCTCAGCCCGCCAACCTGCGGTCTTGGATTTGTAACACCCTGTGAACACTCCCATGACATTTACCTGCGTCAGTCAGTCTCCCGACCGGGCGGCCATCCGTCAATCGACGCCGCTCATTTCCTTGCCTCCGGTGCCGCGCTGGTCGATATCCGCACAGACCGTGCCCACCCCCTCCCTCTCCGTCAGATTGAGGTCAGACGCCACCCGAGGTCGCGGCGGCTGCTCCCGGCCAGATCCGGATGGCCGCGGGAGCAACAGCAGTCCCGCATAATCCGTTCATGACCTCCACCCGCTCGTCACGGCTGTCGTTGTGGTCCACCGACTCGTTGCTGTCCATCGGATCGCGCGGCTCGGTGCTGTCCATCGGCAGCGTCGGCTCGATCGCCTCCGTCGGCAGCGTCGGCTCCGCCGGATCGGTCCTGTCCATCGGGTCCGCGCTCTCGATCGGGTCGGCCCTGTCGTGGCGGTCTCGCTGGTCGTTGATGGCTGACCGCTCCTTCGGAGCCGCGCTGGGCTCCCGCGAGGGTGGCCGCGCACTCATCGGTCCGTCCGCGGCGTTGGCAACCATGGCGCTGACCGCCTGTGCCGGCTACCTCCTGACGCGCAGCGGCGCGAGGCCAGCGCGGCCAGCCCGGCGCCAGCGGCGTTGAGCAGCACGTCGTCCACGGACGACACCCGATCCAGCCGCAGGACGTACTGCCCGGCCTCCACCAGGACCGAGCAGCCCGCCGCGAGCGCCAGGATCCGCGGCACCGACGCCAGCGCCGCGAACCGCAGCGGGGCGAAGAACCCCAGCGCCGCGAACACCAGCAGGTTGCCGGCGACCTGCCCCGTCAGCGTCACCGACCCGCGGTCGGCGAGGATCGTGAGCAGATCCCGCAGCGGTACCAGGCTCACCCCGGCCCGGGAGCCCGGCAGCAGGGTCATCCACACCCACGGCACCGTCCCGTACCCGATGCCGACCTCGGCCAGCGACATCCGCTACGCCCACGCCGGCGTGGCACCGGTGGCCCTGCGCCGGCGGGCCAGGGCCAACACCGCCAGTGCGGCCAGGGGCAGTGCGGCCCCGCGCGGCATCCGGGTCAACGCCGGCACCAGCAGTTCGGGGCCCGTCTGTTGAAGTGGCCGCTCATCACACAGATCGGCGGAACCGCGCGTAGACCTTTGGTCCAACATCGCAGCCGACGTCTACGTAGAGTGACGTGCTGATCCTCTGTCGACCTTCGCGCCGACTTGTAACTGTCAACAAGCGGCGCTCGTTCTGACGAACATCCGCGGAGAACGGGGCGGCGAGTTGGCGCTGAAAGTGGCGAACATCTGGCGCCCGTTCTCACGGAGAGAAATCAGACGGGCAGCGTGAAACGCTCGGTCTTTGGCCTTCCGGTTCCACGGCCCCGGATGTGGACCTTCCGCCGGAATCCTGGCGGCAGCGGCCTCTGGATCGAGTGTATCCCGTGGTGTTCATCGACGCGCTGGTGATGAAGATCCGGCAGGGGCAGGTCACGAACCGGCCCTTCTACGTGGTGGTCGGGATCAGCCTGGACGGGGGAACATCGCATTAGGCGGCAGTCCCTGCTGATGTGTTCAGTCGTGATCCTCGCAGGATGTAGTGGGCTGCGCCGAGGACGAGCAGTCCGGCTGCGGTAGTGCCGGCTGTTGTGGATTCGGCTGGCTGCAGGGGCCAGCTGAGAATTTGGCCGAGGACGCTGTCGCCGGTGGTGCGGCTGATCGGCAGGAACGGCGGAATGGTGATGAAGGGGACCAGATAGAACCATGAGCGTGCGCTACCAAGGGTGGCAGCGCCGAGACTGATCAGACCGAGCGCGCCGGCGCAGTTGCGCGCGAGGGCGGCCGGCTCGCCGTATCCGTGCATCGTGCCGGCTACCGACAGCAGCAGACCGAGGACGACCAGAGCGGCGAGGGTCAGGTGCAGTGCCCGCCGAGTCGGCCAGGGCAGTGCGGCGGTGCGGTCCAGGTCGGGGTCGGGACCGGTGAGAGTGATGCCGGCGGCGACGGCGGCGAAGCCGGTGGCGGCCATGGACAGGGGAGCCGACAGGATGTCGGGTGGCGAGATTGCGGTCCAGATCGCCCAGAGGCCCCAGACCACCGCCGCGGCGCCGATCATGGCGGCGGGTATCCGGCGCGCTCGGAAGTGGTGAGCAAGCCCTTTCATCGAGGGCTACCCATCAGGATGTCCCACTGGGTGTCGGCGTTGCAGGCAAGGCCAGCGTCGCGGAGCGCGGCGATGCGTGCCAGTTGTTCGGCTGCGGGCAGTGAGGCCAGCCGTTGCCATACCTCGACTGCTTTCTGTTCAGTGTCCGGTGGCGGGGTTTCGAGCAGCCAGTACGCGGCGGCGAGCCGGGCGGCGCCGTACGTCTCCCAGTTGCTGGTGTCTCCGCAGCTGATGACCCCCGCACCGGTCAGTAGTTGCAGCGTGACCTGTTCGGCGTCGATGTCCGCGGCCCGTCCGCTGTCGATGTAGAAGGTGATGGTCTGCCCTGACGGGGTGTCCTGTTCGGCGGGGTTACCGCTGATGTCTCGGATCCCTTCGTCGACGGCGGTCGGGGGATTCGGTAGGCGGCTGAGGCGGTGCAGGGCGTCGCGGGCGGGTGCGACGGTGTCGGGGAGGATGGCGGCGTGTACCCGGCGGACGCAGACGCGGGGTGTTCCGTCGGCGCAGACCAGCTCGCGGGCACCGGCGTCGACGGCGTCCATGCTGTTGGCCGGGCCGGCCGACGCCAGCAGAAGCAGCGCGGTCACGGCACCGAAGACGGCTGGTAGGGCGGCAGCCGTGCGGGCGCGGACGTTGGTGGCCGACAGCAGCAGGAATCCGGTGGTGGCCAGGGCGAGCGCCCAGATGGACTGGGCCAGACTCAGCCGGGCCGGCACGATGAGGAAGTCGCCGCTCTGGCCGAGCACCGGCGACAGCAGAGCAACGCTCTGCTGGACACGGCCAGCGACGTAGTAGGCGGACAGCAGGCCGGGGGCGCTGGACAGGATCAGTCCGGCCATGGCCAGAGTTGGCGCGGTGAACCGCGACGGTACGACGGTGCCCAGGCCCATGCCGAGCAGCCCGGCGGCGAGTAGCAGCGGCAGCCCGGTGGTGATGACGGCGATCGCGGCGGGGTTGAAGTAGGTCGCCGAGCCGGCTACCAGCGGCAGGCATGCGGCCACGGTCAGCAGGTAGGCGACGGTGACGGTCAGACTCAGCGCGAGGGCCGGTGACGCGGCGCGTTGCCAGGCGGGCCGGGCAGTGCTGGTGAACAACTCGCCGACGCGTCCGCGGCGGTCGCGGTCGGTCAGCCACGCCCCGGCGGCCAGGGTGAGCGGCCAGGTGAAGGCAAGCGCTGTGCGTAGCGTAGTTGCCAGCGGGGACCATCGGCTGCTCCACGCATCGGGCCCGAAGAGGAGATACATCGCGGCGAGGCCGAGTAGGAGCACGATCAGGCCGGCGCCGACCGCAGCGCTACGGCGCAGGTCGATGGCAAGCGCTTATCATGCGCCGGCCTCCCGCCGGGCCTGGCGGATCACCGCGGCGTAGCCGCGTTCAGCGGCACTGTCACCGGGGTCACCGGTGCCGCCGCGTTCGGCCAGTTCCGCGGGCGTGCCCTGCCACACCACCCGGCCGGCATGCATGATGACCACATCGGTGCACGAGGCCACCACGTCCTCTACCAGGTGGGTAGAGACCAGCACGCAGGTGTCGGCGCCGAGGTCACGGAGCAGCTCGCGGAAGGTCAACCGCTGCTCCGGGTCGAGACCCACGGTGGGCTCGTCAAGCAGTAGCAACGCCGGGTCGTTGACGATGGCCTGGGCCACACCGGCACGACGCAGCATCCCACCGGACAGCTGTTTCAACTTGCTGCCGGCCCGCTCGGTGAGCCCGACCCGGGTGATCGCCCGTTCGGCGGCCACGGTGATGCCGGCCGTGGGCACTTCTTTGAGCCAGGCCGTGTACTCGACGAACTCGTAGACGGTGAACTTCGGGTAGTAGCCGAACTCCTGCGGCAGGTAGCCCATCATGCGCCGGATCGGCCGCAGATCGGCTCGACGCTCGTGCACCGGCCGACTAAGAAGGTTCAGGCTGCCGGCGGCTGGCCTGAGCACGGTCGCCAGCGCGCGCATCAGCGTGGTCTTCCCGGCGCCGTTGGGACCCAGCAGGCCGTGGACGCCTACACCGATGCGCAGGTCGAGGCCGGTCACCGCCAGATGCCGGCCCGCCCGGACCTGCAAGCCGTGCGCCTGCACCGCGTGTTCCCACGTGGTCGGCCTCAACTCGGCCTCGGACAGACTCCGTACCATCATCGCTCCTTGGACAGGAATCACCAGCCGCTGGCAGGCAGCGGGAAACAGTGGGCGGGCCGTTGATCAGTTACGAGTGGCGAGCCGTTGGAAGGCGTCAGCGCGGGTCCAGGCCAGGGCGGCCAGTACCAGCCCGGTCATTGCCCAGACCGGGGCCTTGTCGGCGTCCAGCACGCCGGGCAGCTGATGGGTCAGCATCGCCGGTGCCGTCACCACGGCGACCCAGGCAGCGGCGACGACACCGGCAGCCCTTCGTACGCCGAGCAGACTGCCCAGCGCGATCGTGGCCGAGGTAACGGTCAGGCAGGGCAGCAGCCACAACGCCACCGACGTCCCGACGGCCCAGCCGACCGCCGCGAGAACCGGCAGAAGCGCCGTAAGCACCGTGACGGTGCGGCGCAGCACCATCAGAGCACCTCGTCCTCGGCGGCGGGCGCCGGCGCTGCGGCTATCGCAAGCGGAAGTTCCGCCGCGCGGGCACGGTGCCGGAAGGCGTCCACCAGCCGGCGTGCCGCAATCGTCCAGATCCAGCCCGTCGCACCACTCTGCGCCGAGCCGGTGAACGACCCCGCCGACCGCCACACCGCCATGAAGGTCTCCTGCAGAACCTCGGCCACGATCTCGTCGTCGGAACACCGGCGCCGTAACCGGGTCGCCAGCCACGGCGCCGTACGCCGGTACAACTCGTCGAAAGCGGCATGCTCACCGCGTGCGCAGCGGCGAACCAGCTGCACCTCGGTCACCGCTTCCTGATCACCCACGCTCAGTAGGACGGCGCCGACCGCCCGGCGGATAGCCAAAGCAGTGTGACTCGAGACACATGCGCAAGCCATGAATGCCCGTGCATCGGCTGTCCAACGGATCACGAGGCGCCGAGCGGTCTACGAGAACCCTAGAACCACAACACACGGGATCGAGGTCCTGCCCCACGGAGCACCCCCGGCTGAACACGGATATCTACGCGGCCCCGAGCCCGGTTGATCTCCTTCTGCGAATCCGGTTTGTTCTTGCCGTTGTGGGGCGTGATCTATCGTTCCGGTCACGCCGAATTCGACGTCGTCTTCCGGGCGGCAAGGCGTGATCGGGCCGTCATTGGCCTCTCGCCGGAACGGGAGTAGACCCGTTAGTTCCACGGTCATCGCCTGCCTGCGGAGGAGATGACGCGGGGATGGCGTTTGTCGATGAGGACGGCGGCGGTGGGGAAGGCGTCGGCGTTGAGAACCCGGGTCCGGGTCGCGGCACCGTCGATGAGTAGCGCGAGTTGCTCGCCGAGTTGTTCGGGTTCGGCGGCACCGGCTTCCCGGGCGGTGTCGGCGAGCCGCGCGGCGACGGCTTCCTTGTAGTCGCGCGCGTACTGGGATGCCGGGTGCTGGGGGTCGTGAAGTTCGACGGCGGCGCCGATGTAGGGGCACAGGGGGGTGGCGTGAGGGACGTCGAACGCGGCGAGGAGCCGTTCGCGGGGCGTGAGGTCGGTGCGGTCGAACACGCCAGACAGAACGGAGGGGTCGAACCGGCGCAGGTACTCGGCGACGAGTTCGTCCTTGCCGGTAACGAATTCCCGGACCTCGACCGGGGCTGACCGCCAGCACGATCGCCTCGGGCGGGAACCGGAACCCGGCCCGCAGAGGCCGGGCCGTCCGACCGGTTCCTGGATACCGGAGCCCGCAGGTCGGCCACCGACCGGCCGGCGGGCAACTATCGGACGCTGCGAACTTTCGCCGCAGCGAGATCACGGGCGCGCTGGGTCACCCAGGCGTCGTCAGAAGGTCGAGAAGAGGTAGGGAGAGGCGCGCGGGAAGAGTCGCCGTAGCGGCTGCAGGGATTCCGGATCCACCGTTCCCAGTTGGCGGGCGTTGATGTCCACCGGGTCGAGCACACCGTAGGCCAGACCGCTGAGGCCGGCGACGGTCAGGACCGCGGTGGGTCGCCGCGTCGTCTGCTCCACGAGCATCGTGCCACGTTCGCCGACCAGCCGATGGGTTCCGCCGATCAGCTCGTCGTCGACGATCTGCACGGTGACGTCGCCCGTCCCGCAGGGCATACCGTCGAGGGCGTCCATGCGTAGCAGCCTGCCCATCGGGGCGGGCTCCCCGGGCAGGGCGACGCGACCCGTCTCGGTCACCTCCAGGTCGGTGTCCCACAGTTCGGCCAGCTCACCTGCCGCCACCGTCACGCTGACCGTCTTCACCTGGTCGACATGCCGTGCCAGGAACTGCAACAGCAGCGCCCGCCCCAGGGGTCCGGTGGTGAGCAGGTCGTCGCCGACGAGGTCTCCGCCGAAGCCCGTGATCCGATATGTCAGGGCTCCCACAACTGCACCGTCGACGCAGGCGAGCGCGAGCCACTGTGGGGGATTCTCCCGGCGTGCGGCCCACTGCACTTCGTCGAACACCGCGAAACCGTGCCAGTGTCTCAGCAGTTCGTGGGTGAGGGCCGTGTATTCGGGGAAGCCGTCACGTAGGTCGAGTTGGCTGACCGTCCCGGGCACCTCGCCGGCCAGGCGCAACCCCGGTGTCTGGAGGCAGGCGGTGCGCTTGCGGGGCAGGCCCACATAGCCGAATCGCTGGTAGAAGCTCGGCCGGAATGGATACAGCGTGCTCAGCAGGCATCCTTGGTCGCGCATCTGTCGCAGCAGCCGATTGAGCAGCGCCCGGACGTGGCCCTTGCGCCGTGACCCCGGATGGGAGGCGACGGAGGCGACACCGGCCATGGGGTGCACGGTGCCGCGCAGGTTCTGCCGCATGGGCAGCGCCTCGGCGCAGGCGACGATCCTGCCCGCCTCTTCGACGACCAGGCAGGTGGCCGTCCGCCGGTAGATGCTGCTCTTGTGAAACGCCTCCCGCTGCGCTTCTTCCCATGGCGATGACATGAAGGCGTACGCCTGTAAGGCAAAAGTTGTGTCGGTGAGTTCTTCCGCGGCCACCGATCGTATTTTCATGTCGCCCCTCACGTTTTAAGATCTACGGGCGGTGCCGGCCCGCCGCCCTTGCAGGCGGGGGCCGGCACCGGTTCCGCTAGCCGAGCACGCCGTCCATCGTCGCGTTGATCTGCTGGGCGACGTGGGCCACCTCAGCCTCGGTCGAACGGACGGTGATACCGAATCCGGCACCCAGGTACTGGTCCGACACACCGATGGAGAAGGCGACCGACCGGGCCAGAACCTCGTCGGTGCGCGGCAGGCTGCCACGCCGGTAGTCGTGCTTGGTCTCCGTACCCGGCGCGCGGAACGGGGCGACGTTGGGACCGTCACCGGTCAACGCACCCAGTTGTGGCATGTTGCCGTAGTAGTGCCGACCCGAGTCGACAAGGGTCTTGGTGCCCAACGCGGCGGCCACTGCAGCGGCGTCCTCGACACGGTCGAACACG harbors:
- a CDS encoding VanZ family protein, with product MSLAEVGIGYGTVPWVWMTLLPGSRAGVSLVPLRDLLTILADRGSVTLTGQVAGNLLVFAALGFFAPLRFAALASVPRILALAAGCSVLVEAGQYVLRLDRVSSVDDVLLNAAGAGLAALASRRCASGGSRHRRSAPWLPTPRTDR
- a CDS encoding GDSL-type esterase/lipase family protein translates to MRPLPFLVIGTLVAGTVAALSGSPATAAVNRYEAETAPAVCTGTIDANHAGFSGTGFCNGDNVVGASVQFTVTMPAAGRATLGVRFANGTTTGRPADVLVNGTRVSTAAFGGTGAWTTWSASTLTVSLGAGSNTIRLSPTTAAGLPNVDNLDVDTSGSSSAGTGRPDDSNIQYYGRWNRSDPAFPAMGWAGGYLETRFTGSVIGVRQRNAIDLYYSVDQAAPQWRRNVSGNVTLASGLTGGSHSIRIGYRERAGSYTGDPVFGGLILASGAQTAPLARPANLVEFIGDSITVGQPNANRPFTAYPWLTAEALGAGHTQVAQGGACLVNQDCYGMVDWFRRSSAWVSTDDWNFGTYQATAVVINLGTNDVGHGVSTAQFQQNYVVMLERVRVAYPNAEIFAMGVFRNRYVPETRSAVATRTAAGDAKVHFVDTTGWIDPATDTTDNVHPTDAGHVKITQRLRPILDQYI
- a CDS encoding rhamnogalacturonan lyase family protein; the encoded protein is MLSRRQRVALLSACTAVTVSAGVAVVTVASAAAIRQEVETAPATCDGAIESNHTGYSGSGFCNGRNAVGAAAQFTVNVSAAGTATIAVRYANGTTDNRPADVLVNGSVAQAASTFDPAGAWTTWATKTLTASLTAGSNTIRLSPTTAAGLANIDYVEVETTGTPPPSETGRQLEDLNRGVVSVRSGSGNLVSWRLLGTEAANTGFNVYRGATKLTASPITTSTNYLDSGAPADASYTIRAVVDGAEQAASEASLRFAGGDHLDVPISRPGSNYTAGDASVGDADGDGQYEIFLKWDPSDQKDNSQSGVTSNVYLDAYRLDGTRLWRVDLGRNIRAGAHYTQFQVYDYDGDGRAEVAVKTGDGSRSGTGQVIGDANALHRNAGGYILTGPEYLTMFSGLSGAVLATVPFQPARGNVSDWGDDYGNRVDRFLAGTAYLDGRRPSLIVGRGYYAKTAIAAYDFRNGQLTLRWKFDSSSAGSQWTGKGTHSLSIADVDGNGTDEIIYGGMTINANGTGRYTTNFYAHGDALHVSDFVPSRPGKEIWQIHEQNSGAAATLRDANTGAIIMQKNNSCGCEGPGRGVAGDVFAGNPGAEFWGSGTGLTSLFNSAGGSVGRTPGSSNFLAWWDGDPVRELLDGNHVDKYGTGGDTRLLTATGAHSINGTKATPSLSGDLFGDWREEVILPRDDNAALSIYASPTQTDRRLYTLLHDPQYRVAIAWQNTAYNQPPHPSFFLGDGMTTPPRPDIYLR
- a CDS encoding carbohydrate-binding protein, encoding MNRRAVIGVVTMTTVLIGLGATIATAAPSRYEAETAPVVCTGTIDANHAGYSGTGFCNGDNAVGAAVRLTVTTSAAGTATLDVRFANGSTTARPAAVLVNGTSTQTVPFAPTGAWTTWVTTTVTVPVNPGTTTIGFSPTTAGGLPNLDYFDLTGSGPSPSPSPCAPPSSSSPPPQGQVTVWLAGDSTVADPSGGTVCPAGWGNQFAQYFTSDVTVRNSAVGGRSIQTWLYDPNVTSTKNPAGECVVSPETYSSRWQAMLDPTTGMKRGDYLLIQFGINDGTSACPRHVGSARYQQLLGMMATAAKARGAHPVFLTPPAALTCSGSTAVGNRGFVTETNSAGSANAVPVIDLHRLSYTLYNSLRFCPFNGDYGSGPVGAFFCDDHTHFEPSGARQIAGVVTRALRDQQIPLATYLR
- a CDS encoding transposase; the encoded protein is MDLPPESWRQRPLDRVYPVVFIDALVMKIRQGQVTNRPFYVVVGISLDGGTSH